ATCAAATTTTTAATATTTGCTTCCCTCTATACGCATTTCaactttttaaagtttttttttttttaaacaaatctTTTGGTGTTTTTGTGCAGTTTCTTGATTTAGGTAGGAGAACTCAAATCgtacaaattttaaatttcggGTCAGCTGTAAATCCTTGTCTCCATCTAATTAAAGTAATAATGAATTAAAATCGTTGACCGGGATATCTCAACCTATATGTTGACTTCAAAGTCTCTTAGAGCTGCCATTGTGAGCAGGTCTGCACAGGGAATAAGGATTGTAATTGAGTCAAATCGAGCCCGACTATCaccatactcgagctcgactcgacatgCAAGAAGGCTGCTCGAGCAAGTACTATTATCGgagctcaagctcgagctcgatacTTGCTCGCAatactcgagttcgactcgcATGGGCTCGAGTCCATGCGAGCCTTATTGAGCTCagtcgagctcgagttattaaaattcattttcttgataatttTTTTAGCGAAAAGAAATTATTgcccttttaaaatttttatatgaattgAAATATTTCGTAAGTTCGATAATTCTTTTGGGTATAAgagtaattttataataataatatattaaataattaaaattaaaatgttcGATAAGGCTCGTCGAGCCTTCGAGCATCGCTTCTGgatgctcgaactcgactcgatgaCCTTATCGAGCTGCTCAAACTCGATTTGACCGAATTCGAGTCAAACTTTTGATCGAACTCCTCGCGAGCAGCTCGGTTCGATTACACAGTGGCCAAGTCGTTTTACAAGGAAGATGGTTCCGAGGGAGGGATGCAATTGTAGAGTTGCAATTGTAGAGTATTATTCCTTGTATGGATAAATTCATAATTGTATACAATTATTTTTTCTTGTGCAATACGTAATGACTAAAGCCACGTACATTCACTGGAGCGAATTAAactaaaaagaagaattttACAATTTTCCAGGAGACAGAAATTACAGAAAGGCCGAAGTTTCAGTCGTCGAGGAGGCGAAGCGGAAGCCCCAAGCGTTTGCATTGGGTTAATACGTAGAGGGAGTAGCCACTGGAGGGAGAAGGAAGCAACCTGTGGTTCTGGTTGCCCCTCAGGACGTAGTTCAGTTGACTCCTAGGGGTAACTCTGACTCTCCAAGCACTATGAATCTCGTCGTCTGGTGAGATCACAATCATATCCTTGAGATTAACTGCCTTGTGAAGCAGAAGATCCATTAACAGCACTTCATTCTCTTTGCTCGTAAAACCCGCAATTTCAATGCTTTTCAGATACATTAACCGAGGGCCATTGCATTTCACGTCTGCGTAACCCATCCACAAATGAGGCTCGTGCCAATATTCTTGGAAAAATGGACTTGGGATTGGACTGCAATCCCTGTCAATCTGCGTTTCATTTTCACAGGCAAAAAATATTGGAAGAACCATCACCGCTGACATTCTGTCTAAACCCCGCATGCAAAAAGTACCGACAGAAACGACCGAGGCAGAAGACAGTCCAGTATAGGAAGTTCAAGATTGATCTTAACTTACCTTGACAAAAAGTCTCTCCAAGCTGGGCGTCATGTTCAAGAAGCAAGCCAAGGAATCCCGCTTCCTTGCGTCCATTACAGAGTCGATCCACACCAACTCCTTCAACTTGCTGAACTTGAATTCCAGTCGTCCGAAAATAACCCCCGCAGTGCACAACCACTTTCAAAATGAAAGGAGATATATTGTTTTAGAGGTCGAATTCATTAAAAATCCCGAATTTATTAAAGGGGAGAACagcccaaaaaaagaaaatttactaCCTCAAGAAGCCACCCGCTAATAGTTAGCGTTTCTACATCCCTGATAGAGGATAGAAGATTCAAAACATCCTCGCAATGAAAATCGCTGAAATTCAACCCGTCCTTAAAGTTCAATATAGCATCATTTAGATGTGGCGTGCCGTTGAGCAGGACAAAATTTGGAAGAATTCCCCTGTAGGAGAAGGCTTCGAGTCTGGGAGCAGAAACTTTGATGCTATTAATGTTAGAGCAGTCCATTATTGTCAAGCTCTTAAGGCAATCGTTTGTGCTGATGTCAATTTTCCGCAATCCCCTGCACTTCTCAAGCCTCAAGCTTTCCAGAATCTGACAACCTGAGAACAAATCAGCCGCCAGATTTCCGGAGACGTGGGTGACAGATCTAAGCTGTAGACTCTTGATAGAAGAAAATCTTGGACAAATCACACGACCTGTTTCAAGAATTAGATTGAACTCAGTACTATTCAACTTTTCTCGTCCTCcggagcaatcaaaatggagcTCTCCCTGAGCCCCTTTCGTGACAATAGCAAATGATTCGTCTTCAAATCTAGGATACTCCGCTCTTTGCTTGGTGTGATCGACAGAGTGAAGACAGAGTTTTAGCTTCTCGGGATAATCATAGCACATGGAAAATGCACCGATGATTTGGCTTACCTTCTCGCGAGCAGACCGATCATGGGCAGAGCCCAGCTCCAATTTTACTTGGGATGGTGTCCACAAGCTTCTCCATGCATTCGAAAGGATGGCAGTTCGGATTGCTTCTTTTAAGGGGATCATTGAAACAATGAGTAGCAGAACATCGTGCGGTAAGCTGCTGATGAGATCAAGTCTTTGCTCCATCCCAAATCCAAATCTCTGCTCTATCTCTGAAACCAAACAAAGACGGGGAGGGTATGAATTGAAGAATAGATATCAAAGGAGTGAAGAGGAGTGGTTCGTTGACTGATATCTCTTGCTGTAAGTTGTATGGCTATGGAGAAGCTGATTACCTGTTTGTCATTAATGGAGATTTATTGCTGGCAGATACAGTTTGCTCAACCTAAGCTGTAGACCGTCCCTGAAAGACTGGTGTAAACTTAAGGGAAAGGAGGAGGTTGAGAAGGAATTAATAGCATAATTTAAATCCACTAACGTGTGAAAGTGGTGAAttgaaaaatacataaaaatgtGACTTTTATCAAATTCGTGAAAATTTTGACTGCAATTATGCAACGATTTAAGAGTCGGCTTAAGTTACTTTTAAAACTCTGGTTTGATCAAGTAAAATTAAGCAAGTAGGTTAAGCCACGAGAGTCGTGCTTATCAGGTGGAGAAGTAGCTTTGAGATGAACGAAaacatattatattatttcAGCATGATGATGCAAATCTAGATCACCTCTCAATTATAATCCCTCTCTTTCCTCCTAACACTTTGACTTAAAATTACTTTTGCtagtcttaaaaaaaaaaattacttttgcTATTCATATAACTTGTCGTAATTAAAGTGGAGACTGCAATGTTATCTATtttccacttgtccaagaaataGACAAAGACCGTGAAGCTATCTCAGCCCAAATAGCACCAAATGTTTCGAGTATTTGGAATTGAGGCAATATATAATTCGAAAAGGACTCGAAATGTCTGTGTAGGCCTCCTAGGCGTAAGAATTATACCCAATTCCGGGTCATTTCCACAAACCACCCACCGTCCAGATTTCAATGCATCATCTACTTCCTAAACTGTCCATATCAGTTatcaaaggaaaaacaaaattttgtagCATTCCAAAAGGCCAATTACTTGCATATATTGGAGCCAGACTGATACCAAGTTTCGTTCTTACCACAACAATTTTCGGTGTCGGTGTCAACCACGGAACCACTGACCTTTGGCTACAAAGTTAAGTAGCCACCAAAAAAGAGATTAAGGCTGTAGATCGGGTTCGAATCTATttgcagtaaaaaaaaaaattcaaaggtaATGTCCGAACACCCGTTTGATCTAATTAGATCTCTATATCTGCTAACTCTTTACACAGTATTTTAGACCCACTACttgtaaaataaaatatattagGTTATAAAAATACTATTGTTGTAtcaaatatgtatatatatatatatcaatcaaCAATGGAGCGGCCGAGTTTGCTAGAGGAGTAGTCATTAATTAGTGTTATTAAATGAAACGAATAGTTCGAAAGCTCAAATGGACTCAACTCGATAATGTTTGGACTAGACTCGTTAATTTTAGTAAATAAGTCGAGTTCGAACGAGAAATatacttaattaattaataagtCGACCAACCTTGAATCATTTATTATGCGAACACTTTGTTTGGAATTGATAAGTAAGGACATATATGCTatttcataaaacttgtgtgaTTGAATTGTGATATTTGTATGAATATCATCAAAATTgacaataaaaattatttgagatTTGGAATTCAAGCTTGAACTCGTGTGAGATCGAGACATGTGATAAATGAATCGAACTCAAGTTCAAACTCGAGTCACAAGTCTCATTCACCAAACTGATCTCGAGCACATTTCAAGGCATGTCTACTTAGTCTAGTGAGTTCGAACGTGGCTCAACAGAGGTATGGGTTGAATTCTAGAATCGAATACGATTAACAGTACTATCattgataattaaaaaaataaatgatgagAGTCCATTTGTGTCAAAATAATTGAACGCAGCGCTGGCGCCGTACGCATTTGTAGCTAGTTAACGATTGGAAATGCAGTCACCAACAATTTTGAGAGTAAATTATGCTATGCCCCTTCAAAGTTCAAACTTGGGTTGTATTGCCCTCAAGCGACGACGGTTGGTAGGGTTATTATTTTTCTTGTCCTGGTCGAAATTGGATCCACTCAAATTTTTTattaccaaaaacaaaaaacagttTCTTATTATCTTTTGTTTTACTTGTTTCATCACTAACTTTCCCATGTAGGCATGACCACGGTTTCAGAACCATCGGTTCTGGTTCTTCAAAGAGGTAGAATCAGAACCGCACCATATAAGATGGTTCTGATTCTGGTTTTCGGTTCCGTATGGTTGTatacaattttatttaattcctTATCCTTACCAATTTTAATACGAAtataacaatatatttaaaatttcaaataaaatgtaaaaaaataaatacaaaatagagatcatattttaattttattactatTATACAAAGTAAGAAGTAATAAATAGATAATATAAAGTTTATGAAAAGTACATTAcattgtcaaattaaaaaatacattacACTATCAAATGATTGTCATGTGTTGATTTTCTTGAGTTGGACAATCATCAATGTTGAAGATTCCATTTGAAGAAATattgcaaaaaatattttttttgcttgcttgattttgaaGATGAGCCACTGCCGTCAAAACTTGTCATTTGATAgcaaataagcaaaaaaaaaaaaaagtaagtaaTAATTTAATACTTACAAATTATAATGATAGATATTAGATGAATAGAAAGTCcataaaatttaaacttttttaAAATCTATTAAAcacaactaattttttttaattatccactacttatattaattatttttaacagTTATGGAACCGGCGATTCTGATTCTATTTTTTAGACCAGAACCGAAACCTTTATCTAAAGTTCTACCACGGTTCTGATTCCATGATTTTGGTTTCGGTTCTGGTCCGATTCCAGTCCGATTCCCGGTTCAAAATGGAACCATGGCCACGTCTACTCTCACGTACTCATTGCCAATCTTTTTGTTTCTGTTCTACCTCAAAGTTAATATTCTACCCAATGCCACAGTTTGACCCAGCTCCATTCAAAACTATACATCTAATCGCACACAAAAATTTCTGAAGTAATCTAACACCACTACATGCCCAAAGCTTAATCAAAGAAACCACCATATTCCTAATTTTAAATAACTGAATCCGACTACTCTTACTTTTATCTTCctatttttcccttcttttccaattcaagtctctaattttttttttcagattgaataatttgataaaatatttgaaattcacccaaatcattttagttctttggattatttaaaaagtatttgaattgtaatttgctaattatttaaatacattttaaagactagaatAATTagtaatttacaatttaaatgTCTTCTAAATAATCTAAACAATTAGAAGAACTTGAAAAATTTCAAATCTTTCATAAAATCTCTCAATCTAACATAAGCATGTAAATTGATTATAGTTAAGTCGAACGCTATAGTgtttaaatatatttgattattttaacgaatttaaatttttgttcaaatttaatttatttatttatcaaattgaGTTTCAATACTATCAAACATAAAATGCtattcaaatttgatttgactGATCGGTAAATCAAATTTGAACAATTCTTatcaaattcaattcaattcgATTATCAAATAGGTTGGTTCATTTCTCTCCTAATATAACCCAAAATTAATATACACGTGGGGTGCGCCTATCCCACAGCCACTAGTGAATATAAAATGGGGAATCTGAGGCACCTCATAATCATTGGGTGGAGATTATGGCGAGGGAAGGTTTTCTTTTCCAAAGTGGATCACTTGGGTATACGTGACCTGTAAAGCTGGGGAATGTAAGTACAAACTGTAGTTCTGCAAGGCATTCGATTACTTTCCCAATGCCAACCCATGAAACCAGCAACATGTAATAGATGGTTCATTTGTTTGCCCAAGTACAAATTCTCCAAGACCAGAAATGCCGCCCAAATTTCAACTCAAGCTCCCCTGATTAAAACCCAAAAGGTTCATGTACATGCTTCACAACTAGGAGGCTCGGCTATTGAACTCACACGCGCCCATTCTCGTTGTGAGTCTATTGCATCGCTGGACGCACCTAAACTGTTTGACGAATTGTCCCACTGCGACGTTGTGTCTGCGACTTCCCGCCTTTGTCGTTTGGCCAAACAGAACCACCATGAGGAAGCTGTATGTTACTTCTCAAGAATGCTTGAACTGGATATTAAGCCGAATGAGTTCACATTCGGCACTGTGATTCACTCATCTATTGTTCTGAACGACCTCCTTCTAGGCAAGCAGCTTCATGCATGTGCGACGAAAATAGGTCTCAGTTCGAACGTGTTTGTTAGTAGCACGATTCTTGATCTTTACGTAAAATTAAGTCGTATCGAGGAAGCCCAAAAGGCTTTTAAGGAAACTGATAAGCCTAATGTGGTTTCGTACACAACATTGATTTCTGGCTACCTTAAAGAAGAGAGGTTTGATGAAGCCGTGATGCTTTTCCAGAAAATTCCCGAGAAAAATGTCGTGTCTTGGAATGCTATGATTAGTGGGTGTAGCCAAACAGGGAATAATGAAGAGGCTGTGAATCTTTTCGTGCGAATGTTGAGAGAAGGGCTTTTGCCTAGTGAGTCTAGCTTTCCCTGTGCTATTGTGGCAGCTGCGAATATAGCTGcacttggaatgggaaggagCTTCCATGCTTGTGCCTTAAAGTTCTTAGGCAGCAAGCTTGGCGTATTTGTTGGCAATTCTCTGGTTAGCTTTTACGCCAAATGTGGGAGCATGGGGGAAAGTCGCTTGGCCTTCGATAAACTTCCTAGAAAGAGTGTTGTTTCTTGGAACGCCGTGATATGTGGCTATGCACAAAATGGAAAAGGGAAGGAGGCAATAGATGTTTACCAGAGAATGAAATCCAGTGGTGTCCGGCCAAATAGCGTTACTCTCCTTGGTTTGCTGTTGGCGTGTAATCACGTTGGCCTAGTTGAGGAAGGCTACTCGTATTTCAATCAGGCTAGACTTCAAGAACCTAGCATGCTACAGGCAGAGCACTATGCTTGTGTGGTGGATCTAATGTCACGTGCAGGGCGGTTTCAGGAAGCAATTAAGTTTATCGCTGATTTGCCTTTTGACCCTGGCATTGGATTCTGGAAGGCTATACTGGGAGGATGCCGGATTCACTCAAATATGGAACTAGGAGAATTTGCGGCAAGTAAGATACTGGCATTGGATCCTGGGGATGTGTCATCCTTCCTGATGCTTTCCAATGCACATTCTGCTGCCGGAAGATGGCAGTGTGTGTCCAGAATAAGGCATGAGATGAATGAGAAAGGGTTGAATAGGGTTCCCGGTTGCAGTTGGATTGAAATAAAAAGCAAAGTTCATGTGTTTGTTACTGGGGAATATTGGGGGCATGCCCAAGGAGATGAGATACATGACGTCTTGACGTTAACAATCACGGAAATTCAAGATATCGATTTGGTTATGTAATTTCGAGCACGGTGAAAAGTTTCTAAGAAACTTGAAGAATGCATGAGAACAAATACAGCAGAGGATTAACAAAAGAAACAGATGAGATTCCTTATGTGCAGTTACAGGGAGAAAATGGAGTTGAAGCTGCGCAGTGACTTTACGGTCTTAGTCCCGAACGAAGCATTTGGTAACATGAGTATTAAATATAACAAAATCGGGCATCCATTTCAGTTTGGACATAATTTTGACAGAGAAAGTCATGCCCAAGTTCCAATTCTCATGTTTAGTCACTCCCATCTCTGGATTTGTTAACACGAATCGATGAGACTTGTAAAACTGGGAATTCGATTGAAAATATAAAGTGAATGCTATGCTAAGATAACAAAATGCTTCTTCTAGCCAGGATATTATTTGTTTGGATGGTTCCTatttgtgtgtatgtgtgtgtgtatatatatataaacttatATTGCCAACATATTTTtcaacatatttttttattttttcaatcacttttttatttcacagaCGTCATATCGCAAAAAGTGcgacagtaattatttcaaataattttctatCCAAACACAAAGATTTTTCTAACAAATGCAAGGTACTAATTTGACACTTCAACTATTTGCAAATGCTCTAAGAATTGGTAAGTGTGATGGGCAGCAAAGGTTAGTCTGAGTTATGAAAGATGCTTATCATCCTTTCCATTCACAACATAATATATTATTCCCCTACTTTAAAATCTAGAAATGGTGATAAATGAATTTGATTGTTGACCTCTATGACACTGCATCAATGAAGGAAAATATGAAGTAGTAGATAAATTTAGCATGCATTTGTCAGTCATCCTCAAACAAAAGGGGGAAGAAAAGACTAAATTCGGTGTTTCTTCATTCAATGCTCCCaattacaaccccaaaagaAAAAGTTCCCCAAGAAGGAAAATGGAACTGGTTAGCGTAATTGAGTGATTtcctgtttggattgctatttttaggagttttttgtaaaaaaaaaaaaaaaaaaaaaaatactgtagcgatttgatgtatgtaatgcaaaaagatgattgaaaattatttttattttttaaaaatatttacatAAAAATATACTGTAATGATTTAATAtgtgtaaaataaaaagatgactcaaaatgtgtttatgaaaatattaaaatttttgtgtAGAAAACCGCGGTCCAAACAATGGCTAAACCAGAAATATGGGTCATTCCAGCAAGAAATGCCCAAACAGATCCAGAACATGTAAGTCAGGCCCAAGGCTGAAATAGCTAACGAAGGTTAAACTTTGAAGGCGCTTAATAACCAGTTGGCACCCACGCAAAATCGGCGTGCTTAATTGATAATTCTTGTAACTCCTAAGCTCCACGTTTGCTTCTTAACCATGGTTTTGAACTCGACCCAGGAGTGACTTAACTAGGGTTACTTTATCCTCATCCCCTTGATGGTTTGACTCAGCTCTCTCACCTTCCCCAGCTCAATCCTCTCTCTTAGATCTATTCAATTTCAAATCTAGGGTGTCGTTTTGCCGATTATTTGCGTTCGCCGCTCAAAATTGCGAACGTATCCGGTTCAATTTGCTTGGGCATTAAAAAATTGATCTCGTCATTTAACTCAATTACATTCATATATTTACAAAGTTTTGTTTAATTTGAATTCTTTTTGAGGAAATTGTTGTTAGCTGATTCCATTAGTATTCCTGCTAAAGAAATGGAGACGCAGAAGATCGTAGACTTTCCTTACAGGAGTACGGATAAGCGACCTCGGAAGCGACCTCGTTTGACTTGGGACATgcctcctcctcttcctcctcctcctgctgCCGCCAAGGTCGATATCTTGTACAATGTACTGTTTGTAATATGCTAGAGATAATTcgctttcatgttttgggattttgcattttttttattgatgatgAAATGTTTGAATGTCACAGACAAGCGCACATATGAACATGTATGGCCCGTCTTGTAGCACCTTGATCAATTTTGAATtagtaaaaattatttttgttgggaaaatttccagaaatgaGTATGCCGTTTCTTGTTTTATCTTTTTGTATTTACCACTCGTCGCTTGTGCTCTGTGGTTAGATCTTGTTATTGGTATGCTCAACGCGTTTACTGCAAATTATATGCAATACAGTATCATATTATGGCTCAAAATGATTTCAGCGTGGTTTAAGCTTATCATGGCTCAGTGATTAATGAAAAATCTGTTCACCTACTGATGAAagcttgtttttgtttttaatgtATTGCAATGCTAAAGCAGTTGTCATAGCCAGTTCATAGGTTGACCGTCAGAAtcagcttttcttttttcatctcCCAGCTTAAGATAAAGCTAAAACCAGAACTAAAATGCAAAGGAGAACACCTCAAAACTCCTCTTAGCATTGAACTATGCTTTAATCAGCTGATTATAAGCAACTGAGGCAGGCCGTAGGTATATGAGTACATGAATGCGGACGGATTGGAGTATTTTTGTCTGCGATATTATCATTTTGTCTGTACACACTGCAATTGAAGTGTGTTATTCTGTAGGAGAAGCTTATTATTCAACTCTAATTACTTCTTTGTTTTGAATCATAGCTTCATGGTCTTTTCAGACTAATTTATCAGTTAGTGTGACTCTACTGTATTTGTCTCTTCATGTTCTTGAGCTGGTAGCTTGTATTGTACAATCAATTGTCTATCCATTGGTGTGTTAATGAATCCGACTAGATCTTTTCCAGAAACATAAAAAGATGGTTCCGTGAACACATTAAATGAATTCATCATCATCTCAGGTCCTTCCCACAATATATTATGGGCAACAGTTTGCAAATGGGCTATTACCAAACTATGCATACTCTTCAATATATTATAAAGGGGCTTCTCGCAATGGATCCCCACCTTGGAGGTCGGATGATAAAGATGGACATTATGTATTTGCGATTGGGGAGAACTTAACACCTCGTTGTAAGTATATTTCCATTATGATTTTGTGATTGGTTAGAATGATATGATGGTTTAATTGTGATTCTATTTTATCTGAGCTTAAGTCCTTTTATTACCTTTTTCCTTTCAGTTAACTTAGTAAAACATGATTCCTTTGTATTTTTTGGAAGTATAATTCTTTATTTCCTGAATATGCAGACAGGATACTGAGCAAAATGGGTGAAGGTTAGTTGCATTGTCTTAGATTACTTATTGTTTTCACAGCTTATTGACTTAAAAgcctttcttttgtcttttccCCTGTTTGTActcttttcattctttttattTGTACTTCTTGTAGTTACTTTATTGCAGTATTCATCTGTTGAGGACCTTATCTCTTATATTTTCAACATCTAGAGGGTCACATTTTGGTTGTCCATTTCCTGGAAAATATTGCAGGTACTTTTGGGCAAGTTCTTGAATGCTTAGACAATGAAAGGAAGGAAATTGTTGCAATTAAAGTTGTTCGTTCAGTACATAAGTATCGTGAAGCTGCTATGATTGAGATTGATGTCCTACACAAACTTTTAAGGCATGATGTTGGCGGTGCACGGTTAGTgcattccccccccccccccccaaaaaaaaatatttctttttggGTGTTAAAATTGAAGTGATTTTGGCACAAGTGATTTTATTCTTTGCAGTTGTGTGCAAATACGGAATTGGTTTGACTATCGTAATCATATTTGTATTGTAAGTATTGA
The Coffea arabica cultivar ET-39 chromosome 6c, Coffea Arabica ET-39 HiFi, whole genome shotgun sequence genome window above contains:
- the LOC113694572 gene encoding F-box protein At2g39490, which encodes MEQRLDLISSLPHDVLLLIVSMIPLKEAIRTAILSNAWRSLWTPSQVKLELGSAHDRSAREKVSQIIGAFSMCYDYPEKLKLCLHSVDHTKQRAEYPRFEDESFAIVTKGAQGELHFDCSGGREKLNSTEFNLILETGRVICPRFSSIKSLQLRSVTHVSGNLAADLFSGCQILESLRLEKCRGLRKIDISTNDCLKSLTIMDCSNINSIKVSAPRLEAFSYRGILPNFVLLNGTPHLNDAILNFKDGLNFSDFHCEDVLNLLSSIRDVETLTISGWLLEWLCTAGVIFGRLEFKFSKLKELVWIDSVMDARKRDSLACFLNMTPSLERLFVKIDRDCSPIPSPFFQEYWHEPHLWMGYADVKCNGPRLMYLKSIEIAGFTSKENEVLLMDLLLHKAVNLKDMIVISPDDEIHSAWRVRVTPRSQLNYVLRGNQNHRLLPSPSSGYSLYVLTQCKRLGLPLRLLDD
- the LOC113695415 gene encoding pentatricopeptide repeat-containing protein At5g42450, mitochondrial-like codes for the protein MKPATCNRWFICLPKYKFSKTRNAAQISTQAPLIKTQKVHVHASQLGGSAIELTRAHSRCESIASLDAPKLFDELSHCDVVSATSRLCRLAKQNHHEEAVCYFSRMLELDIKPNEFTFGTVIHSSIVLNDLLLGKQLHACATKIGLSSNVFVSSTILDLYVKLSRIEEAQKAFKETDKPNVVSYTTLISGYLKEERFDEAVMLFQKIPEKNVVSWNAMISGCSQTGNNEEAVNLFVRMLREGLLPSESSFPCAIVAAANIAALGMGRSFHACALKFLGSKLGVFVGNSLVSFYAKCGSMGESRLAFDKLPRKSVVSWNAVICGYAQNGKGKEAIDVYQRMKSSGVRPNSVTLLGLLLACNHVGLVEEGYSYFNQARLQEPSMLQAEHYACVVDLMSRAGRFQEAIKFIADLPFDPGIGFWKAILGGCRIHSNMELGEFAASKILALDPGDVSSFLMLSNAHSAAGRWQCVSRIRHEMNEKGLNRVPGCSWIEIKSKVHVFVTGEYWGHAQGDEIHDVLTLTITEIQDIDLVM